Proteins from a genomic interval of Pseudomonas asplenii:
- the thrS gene encoding threonine--tRNA ligase: MIRITLPDGSQREYDQPLSVFEVAASIGAGLARATVAGWVDGVLVDCTTLIERDATVTLVTPRDDEGLQILRHSCAHLLAMAVKQLYPSAQVTIGPVIEDGFFYDFAYERPFTPKDLELIESRMQALAATNHSMRRRTLPRNEAIAHFEGLGEHYKAELIHAIPEGETLSLYRQGDFEDLCRGPHVPSTGILKAFKLTKVAGAYWRGDASQAPLQRIYGTCWANIQDLDAYLTRQEEAGKRDHRKLGTQLDLFHFDDCAPGSVFWHAKGWTLFQQLISYLRQRQEQAGYVEVNTPDVMDRGLWETSGHWQNYCDHMFTTTTEDQRVFALKPMNCPGAVSIFGHGLKSYRDLPLRIAEFGKVHRYEPSGALHGLLRVRHFTQDDAHIFCTPAQMQAECETAMALVFDIYREFGFNEVVVKLSTRPLNRIGSDDTWDQLEGALIGALGRMGIDYRVNPGEGAFYGPKLEFVLRDAIGRDWQCGTLQVDLNLPERFDIGYIGENGERQRPVMLHRALFGSLERFIGILIEHYSGALPLWLSPCQAVVLNISEGQADYARSIAQQLKAQGLRAVADLRNEKVGYKIREHSLQKVPYLLVVGEKEKAAGVVSVRRRTGEDLGTMDIEDLLQNLSS, encoded by the coding sequence ATGATCCGCATCACTTTGCCCGACGGCTCGCAACGCGAGTATGACCAGCCGCTCTCGGTCTTCGAAGTGGCCGCCAGCATCGGTGCCGGCCTGGCCCGCGCGACAGTGGCAGGTTGGGTCGACGGCGTCCTGGTCGACTGCACAACCCTCATCGAACGGGACGCGACGGTGACTCTCGTCACCCCGCGTGACGACGAAGGGCTGCAGATCCTGCGCCACTCCTGCGCGCACCTGCTGGCCATGGCGGTCAAGCAGCTCTATCCCTCGGCCCAGGTCACTATCGGCCCGGTGATCGAGGATGGCTTCTTCTACGACTTCGCCTACGAGCGACCCTTCACCCCCAAGGATCTGGAGCTGATCGAGAGCCGGATGCAGGCCCTCGCCGCAACCAACCACTCGATGCGCCGCCGCACCCTGCCGCGCAACGAAGCCATCGCCCATTTCGAGGGACTGGGCGAGCACTACAAGGCCGAGCTGATCCACGCCATTCCTGAAGGCGAAACGCTGTCACTGTACCGCCAGGGCGACTTCGAGGACCTGTGTCGCGGCCCTCACGTACCGTCGACCGGCATCCTGAAGGCGTTCAAGCTGACCAAGGTGGCCGGTGCCTACTGGCGCGGCGACGCCAGCCAAGCGCCGCTGCAGCGGATCTATGGCACCTGCTGGGCCAACATCCAAGACCTCGACGCCTACCTCACCCGCCAGGAAGAAGCCGGCAAGCGCGATCACCGCAAGCTCGGCACGCAACTGGACCTGTTCCACTTCGACGACTGCGCACCGGGCTCGGTGTTCTGGCATGCCAAGGGCTGGACGCTGTTCCAGCAGTTGATCAGCTACCTGCGCCAGCGCCAGGAACAGGCCGGCTATGTCGAAGTGAATACCCCGGACGTGATGGACCGCGGTCTGTGGGAAACCTCCGGGCACTGGCAGAACTACTGTGACCACATGTTCACCACCACGACCGAGGACCAGCGGGTTTTCGCCCTCAAACCGATGAACTGCCCGGGCGCGGTGTCGATCTTCGGCCACGGTCTCAAGAGCTACCGCGACCTGCCACTGCGGATCGCCGAGTTCGGCAAGGTGCACCGCTACGAACCGTCCGGCGCCTTGCATGGGCTGCTGCGGGTGCGCCACTTCACCCAGGACGACGCGCATATCTTCTGCACGCCGGCGCAGATGCAGGCCGAATGTGAAACGGCGATGGCGCTGGTGTTCGATATCTATCGCGAATTCGGCTTCAACGAGGTCGTGGTGAAACTCTCGACCCGCCCCCTCAACCGCATCGGCAGCGACGACACCTGGGACCAGCTCGAAGGCGCCTTGATCGGCGCCCTGGGCCGGATGGGCATCGATTACCGGGTCAATCCCGGTGAAGGCGCCTTCTACGGGCCGAAACTGGAATTCGTGCTGCGCGACGCCATCGGCCGCGACTGGCAATGCGGGACCTTGCAGGTCGACCTCAACCTGCCGGAGCGCTTCGATATCGGCTACATCGGCGAAAACGGCGAACGCCAGCGACCGGTGATGCTGCATCGGGCGCTGTTCGGTTCGCTGGAGCGCTTCATCGGTATCCTCATCGAGCACTACAGCGGCGCCCTGCCGCTGTGGCTGTCACCGTGCCAGGCGGTGGTACTGAATATCAGCGAGGGCCAGGCCGACTATGCCCGCAGCATTGCCCAGCAGCTCAAGGCCCAGGGTCTGCGAGCGGTGGCGGACCTGCGTAACGAGAAGGTCGGGTACAAGATTCGCGAGCACAGCCTGCAGAAGGTGCCGTATCTGCTGGTGGTCGGCGAGAAGGAAAAGGCGGCGGGCGTGGTCAGTGTGCGCCGCCGCACGGGGGAGGACCTGGGAACGATGGATATCGAAGACCTGCTGCAAAACCTCTCTTCCTGA
- the cls gene encoding cardiolipin synthase, whose protein sequence is MDYFGPHVFGYLIALIHSLGTLAAIHAVLTVRTAQGSIAWALSLIFMPYLTLIPYLVFGRSTFDAYIQARRQANVEMRKAITDLNWRPWVEEALAARNSQAYAALRAMPKLGRMPCLANNQVRLLVNGEATFEAIFQAIEQARHAVLVQFFIVHDDRLGRRLQALLKKKAAEGVEVYLLYDGIGSHALPHGYVDSLRESGVRVKAFATRSGWLNRFQVNFRNHRKVVVVDGLTGFLGGHNVGDEYLGAKPPLSPWRDTHVQVSGPVVACLQESFAEDWFWAARQLPPLILPDTYPDDGILCQLLASGPADPFETCSLFFVEAIHAARERIWITSPYFIPDEAVFAALRLAVLRGVDVRLLLPSRPDHRIVYAASSLYAFEAVRAGVRVFRYGPGFLHQKVVLVDNEISAIGSANLDNRSFRLNFELMLLTVDEAFAREVQTMLEKDFDLAHEVTREDSRETHRLQQLGMRVARLISPIL, encoded by the coding sequence ATGGATTATTTCGGCCCCCATGTCTTCGGCTATCTGATAGCCCTTATTCACTCACTCGGCACCCTCGCGGCGATTCACGCCGTGTTGACCGTACGCACCGCCCAGGGCTCGATCGCCTGGGCGCTGTCGCTGATTTTCATGCCTTACCTCACGCTGATTCCCTACCTGGTCTTCGGCCGCAGCACCTTCGACGCCTACATCCAGGCACGCCGCCAGGCCAACGTGGAAATGCGCAAGGCCATCACCGACCTGAACTGGCGCCCCTGGGTCGAGGAAGCGCTGGCCGCGCGCAACTCGCAGGCCTATGCCGCGCTGCGGGCAATGCCCAAGCTCGGCCGCATGCCGTGCCTGGCCAATAATCAGGTGCGCCTGCTGGTCAACGGCGAGGCCACCTTCGAGGCGATTTTCCAGGCCATCGAGCAGGCTCGTCATGCCGTGCTGGTGCAATTTTTTATCGTCCACGACGACCGCCTCGGCCGGCGCCTGCAGGCGCTGCTGAAAAAAAAGGCCGCCGAAGGGGTCGAGGTCTACCTGCTGTATGACGGCATCGGCAGCCATGCCCTGCCCCACGGCTACGTCGACAGCCTGCGCGAAAGCGGTGTGCGGGTGAAGGCGTTCGCCACCCGCAGCGGTTGGCTCAACCGTTTCCAGGTCAACTTTCGCAACCATCGCAAGGTGGTGGTGGTCGATGGGCTCACCGGGTTCCTCGGCGGCCACAACGTCGGCGACGAATACCTCGGTGCCAAACCGCCACTGTCGCCCTGGCGTGATACCCACGTGCAAGTCAGTGGTCCGGTGGTGGCCTGCCTGCAGGAGTCGTTCGCCGAAGACTGGTTCTGGGCCGCGCGCCAGCTACCGCCGCTGATCCTGCCAGACACCTACCCCGATGACGGCATACTCTGCCAACTGCTCGCCAGCGGCCCGGCCGACCCGTTCGAAACCTGTTCGCTGTTTTTCGTCGAGGCCATTCACGCCGCCCGCGAACGGATCTGGATCACCAGCCCGTACTTCATCCCCGACGAAGCGGTGTTCGCCGCCCTGCGCCTGGCGGTCCTGCGCGGCGTCGACGTGCGTCTGCTATTGCCGTCACGGCCCGATCACCGGATCGTCTACGCCGCATCCAGTCTCTATGCCTTCGAGGCGGTGCGTGCCGGCGTCCGGGTGTTCCGCTACGGGCCAGGTTTCCTGCACCAGAAAGTGGTGCTGGTGGACAACGAAATCAGCGCAATCGGCAGCGCCAACCTGGACAATCGCTCGTTCCGGCTGAATTTCGAGTTGATGCTGCTGACCGTGGACGAAGCCTTCGCCCGCGAGGTGCAGACGATGCTCGAGAAGGACTTCGACCTGGCCCACGAAGTCACCCGCGAAGACAGCCGGGAAACCCACCGCCTGCAACAACTGGGCATGCGGGTCGCGCGGCTGATCTCGCCGATTCTCTGA
- the cfaB gene encoding C17 cyclopropane fatty acid synthase CfaB: MLAQLPPALQNLQLPLRLKLWDGHQFDLGPQPRITIIVKDPQLVAQFSHPTLDLLGSAFVEGQLELEGSVSEVVRICDELSQALLNDEDDHQVPRQSHDKATDAASISYHYDLSNAFYQLWLDRDMVYSCAYFETANASLEAAQQAKFRHLCRKLRLQPGDYLLDVGCGWGGLARFAAREFGAKVFGITLSKEQLALARERVVAEGLQDQVDLQLLDYRDLPQDARFDKVVSVGMFEHVGHANLRSYSNILFGAVREGGLVLNHGITAKHTDGRPVGRGAGDFIDRYVFPNGELPHLSMISAAVSEVGLEVVDVESLRLHYAKTLNQWSQRLENNLDAAARLVPEKALRIWRLYLAGCAYAFEKGWINLHQILAVKPFANGSHDLPWTRADLYR; this comes from the coding sequence ATGCTCGCGCAACTTCCACCGGCCTTACAGAATCTACAGCTACCGCTGCGTCTTAAACTCTGGGATGGCCATCAGTTCGACCTCGGGCCGCAACCTCGTATCACGATCATCGTGAAGGACCCACAACTCGTCGCGCAATTCAGCCATCCGACCCTGGACCTGCTCGGCAGTGCCTTCGTCGAAGGCCAGCTGGAACTCGAAGGATCGGTCAGCGAAGTCGTGCGAATCTGCGATGAGTTGAGCCAGGCCCTGCTGAACGACGAAGACGACCACCAGGTGCCGCGCCAGTCCCACGACAAGGCCACCGACGCGGCGTCGATTTCCTACCACTACGACCTGTCCAACGCCTTCTACCAGCTCTGGCTGGACCGCGACATGGTCTACTCCTGCGCCTACTTCGAAACCGCCAACGCCAGCCTGGAGGCGGCCCAGCAAGCCAAGTTCCGCCACCTGTGCCGCAAGCTGCGCCTGCAGCCGGGCGACTATCTGCTGGACGTCGGCTGCGGCTGGGGTGGTCTGGCGCGCTTCGCCGCGCGCGAATTCGGGGCCAAGGTGTTTGGTATCACCTTGAGCAAGGAACAACTGGCGCTGGCGCGGGAACGGGTGGTCGCCGAAGGTCTGCAGGACCAGGTCGACCTGCAGTTGCTCGACTATCGCGACTTGCCGCAGGATGCTCGCTTCGACAAGGTGGTCAGTGTCGGCATGTTCGAACACGTCGGCCACGCGAATCTGCGGTCGTACAGCAACATCCTGTTCGGCGCGGTGCGCGAGGGTGGGCTGGTGCTGAACCACGGCATCACCGCCAAGCACACCGACGGGCGTCCGGTCGGGCGTGGGGCCGGGGACTTCATCGACCGCTACGTCTTTCCCAATGGCGAGCTGCCGCACCTGTCGATGATCTCGGCCGCCGTCAGCGAGGTCGGGCTGGAGGTGGTCGATGTCGAGAGCCTGCGCCTGCACTACGCCAAGACCCTGAACCAGTGGAGTCAGCGCCTGGAGAACAACCTGGACGCCGCTGCCCGGCTGGTGCCGGAAAAGGCCCTGCGGATCTGGCGGCTGTACCTGGCCGGGTGTGCCTACGCGTTCGAGAAAGGCTGGATCAACCTGCATCAGATTCTCGCGGTGAAGCCGTTCGCCAATGGCAGCCATGACCTGCCCTGGACCCGCGCCGACCTGTATCGCTGA
- a CDS encoding cation-translocating P-type ATPase yields MSATLAANPPASLLSSAEQRNAARQLLLAMLALGLLGLGLVWRWLAPGQVGVSQLLLGFASILVAVPVMRSAWYSLRYPSLHGITDQLIALAMLGAWATGDLLTAALLPIIMIFGHVLEERSVIGSQEAIDALGRLTRSQARQVQADGSVLEVDNSRLKAGDRVEVRAGDRVPADGVVLSGQASLDTAPITGESVPLEASVGVQVFGGAINLDGLLRIEVTRTGHESTLGKVIALMQSAERAKPPITRLLERYAGSYLVLVLMIAAVTWFITQDAQAMLAVLVAACPCALVLSAPATAIAGIAVAARHGILIRSSAFLEELADLTSLVVDKTGTLTYGSLRLQSLQTTVEDHEPLLRLAASLGSASSHPVSRALAGLVESVEPVALSEVQERQGLGVVATTAQGQAALGRPELFSQLSIATAPVPAHDGPIAGLALDGEFLGWLLLADSTKPEARHALAELRELGLGRQLLLTGDRQSVADSLAREVGISDVAAQALPEDKLKRVLGEIDSGFRPMVVGDGINDSLALKAGVVGVAMGAGGADIALASADVVLIGSDLRRLGTCVRLSRQCRRTLQVNVVIGLGWTLAIVAAAAFGWLGVAGAMIAALLHNLSTLLVLGNAGRLLRFQEPLLKLPESSPSCRSRLAGDNHYSVDNVAG; encoded by the coding sequence ATGAGTGCGACCCTCGCGGCCAATCCGCCGGCCAGCCTGCTCAGCAGCGCCGAACAACGCAACGCGGCCCGCCAACTGCTGCTGGCGATGCTCGCCCTCGGCTTGCTGGGGCTCGGCCTGGTATGGCGCTGGCTGGCGCCCGGGCAGGTCGGAGTCAGCCAGCTGTTGCTCGGTTTCGCCTCGATCCTGGTGGCGGTGCCGGTGATGCGCTCGGCCTGGTACAGCCTGCGTTATCCGAGCCTGCACGGCATTACCGACCAACTGATCGCCCTGGCGATGCTTGGCGCCTGGGCCACCGGCGACCTGCTGACTGCCGCGCTGCTGCCGATCATCATGATTTTCGGCCACGTGCTCGAGGAGCGCAGCGTCATCGGTTCCCAGGAAGCCATCGATGCCCTGGGCCGACTGACCCGCAGCCAGGCGCGGCAGGTACAGGCCGACGGCAGCGTGCTTGAGGTGGATAACAGCCGCCTCAAGGCCGGCGACCGGGTGGAAGTGCGCGCCGGTGACCGGGTCCCGGCCGACGGCGTGGTGCTGTCGGGCCAGGCGAGTCTCGACACTGCGCCGATCACTGGTGAGTCGGTACCGTTGGAGGCGAGTGTTGGCGTCCAGGTGTTCGGCGGGGCGATCAACCTCGACGGCCTGCTGCGCATCGAGGTGACCCGCACCGGCCATGAGTCGACCCTGGGCAAGGTGATTGCGCTGATGCAGAGCGCCGAACGGGCGAAGCCGCCGATCACCCGCCTGCTGGAGCGTTATGCCGGGAGTTATCTGGTGCTGGTCCTGATGATCGCTGCGGTCACCTGGTTCATCACCCAGGATGCCCAGGCGATGCTGGCCGTACTGGTTGCGGCTTGTCCCTGTGCGCTGGTGCTGTCGGCGCCGGCCACGGCGATTGCCGGGATCGCCGTGGCGGCGCGGCATGGCATCCTGATTCGCAGCTCGGCGTTTCTCGAAGAGCTGGCCGACCTGACTTCGCTGGTGGTGGACAAGACCGGCACCCTGACCTACGGCAGCCTGCGTTTGCAGTCGCTGCAGACGACGGTCGAGGACCATGAACCATTGCTGCGCCTGGCGGCGAGTCTCGGATCGGCCAGCAGTCACCCGGTCAGCCGGGCGCTGGCCGGCCTGGTGGAGTCGGTCGAGCCTGTCGCCTTGAGCGAGGTGCAGGAGCGCCAGGGGTTGGGTGTGGTCGCCACCACTGCCCAGGGGCAGGCCGCGTTGGGGCGGCCGGAGTTGTTCAGCCAACTGTCGATCGCCACCGCGCCGGTGCCCGCGCACGACGGGCCGATTGCCGGGCTGGCCCTCGACGGCGAGTTCCTCGGCTGGCTGTTGCTCGCCGACAGCACCAAACCCGAGGCCCGCCATGCTCTGGCCGAGCTGCGTGAGCTGGGCCTGGGCCGGCAGCTGCTGCTGACCGGCGACCGCCAGAGCGTGGCCGACAGCCTGGCCCGGGAGGTCGGTATCAGCGATGTCGCCGCCCAGGCGCTGCCCGAAGACAAGCTCAAGCGGGTGCTTGGCGAGATCGACAGCGGCTTTCGGCCGATGGTGGTGGGGGATGGCATCAACGACTCGCTGGCGCTCAAGGCCGGGGTGGTCGGCGTGGCGATGGGGGCTGGCGGGGCGGATATCGCCCTGGCCTCGGCCGACGTGGTGCTGATCGGCAGCGACCTGCGCCGCCTGGGCACCTGCGTGCGCCTGAGTCGCCAGTGCCGGCGGACCTTGCAGGTCAATGTGGTGATCGGTCTGGGCTGGACCCTGGCGATCGTCGCTGCGGCGGCTTTCGGTTGGCTGGGCGTGGCGGGGGCGATGATCGCGGCGCTGCTGCACAACCTCAGCACCTTGCTGGTACTGGGCAATGCGGGGCGGTTGCTGCGCTTCCAGGAGCCGTTGCTCAAGCTGCCGGAGTCATCCCCATCCTGTAGGAGCCGGCTTGCTGGCGATAACCATTATTCAGTCGACAACGTGGCTGGCTGA
- a CDS encoding metal ABC transporter permease → MLMFVQHLWQPFHDFVFMRRALLGGLVLACSTAPLGVFLILRRMSLIGDAVAHGILPGAAIGFWIAGLSLPALTLGGLGAGMGMAGLSAWITRKTGLREDASLAAIYPISLASGVMLLGIAGKRLDLLHLLFGSALAVDGPTLTGMLWVCSISLVLLAAIYRPLLLDTLDPLFLQTVSRLGPLAHGVFLTLVVLNLVIGFQAIGALMVVGLMMLPAIASRFWSRRLPVLMLIAALLGCVSVAAGLLLSFYYSQPSGPAIVLVAGCLYLLSVVFGPVHGLLRRPPLPSQ, encoded by the coding sequence ATGCTGATGTTCGTCCAGCACCTGTGGCAGCCGTTCCACGATTTCGTCTTCATGCGCCGGGCCCTGCTCGGTGGCCTGGTCCTGGCCTGCAGCACGGCGCCACTGGGGGTATTCCTGATTCTGCGGCGCATGAGCCTGATCGGTGACGCGGTGGCCCACGGCATCTTGCCCGGTGCCGCCATCGGTTTCTGGATCGCCGGCCTGAGCCTGCCGGCACTGACCCTCGGCGGCCTCGGCGCCGGCATGGGCATGGCCGGCCTCTCGGCCTGGATCACCCGTAAAACCGGCCTGCGTGAGGACGCCAGCCTGGCGGCGATCTATCCGATCTCGCTGGCCAGCGGCGTGATGCTGCTCGGCATCGCCGGCAAGCGCCTGGACCTGCTGCACCTGCTGTTCGGCTCAGCGCTGGCGGTGGATGGGCCGACCCTGACCGGCATGCTCTGGGTCTGCAGCATCAGCCTGGTGCTGCTCGCGGCGATCTACCGGCCACTGCTGCTGGACACCCTCGACCCGCTGTTCCTGCAGACCGTCAGCCGCCTCGGCCCGCTGGCCCATGGTGTGTTCCTGACGCTGGTGGTGCTCAACCTGGTGATCGGTTTCCAGGCCATCGGCGCCCTGATGGTGGTCGGCCTGATGATGCTACCGGCGATCGCTTCACGCTTCTGGAGCCGCCGCCTGCCGGTACTGATGCTGATCGCCGCGCTGCTCGGCTGCGTCTCGGTGGCCGCCGGATTATTGCTGTCGTTCTACTACTCGCAACCCAGCGGCCCGGCCATCGTGCTGGTCGCCGGCTGCCTGTACCTGCTGTCCGTGGTCTTCGGTCCGGTGCACGGTCTGCTGCGCCGCCCGCCCCTGCCATCCCAATGA
- a CDS encoding gamma carbonic anhydrase family protein — MIRKNPSGDLPVIAESAYVDKTAIICGKVVIGENVFVGPYAVIRADEVNERGDMDPIIIGANSNIQDGVVIHSKSGAAVTIGEFSSIAHRSIVHGPCTVGNRVFIGFNSVLFNCAVGDGSVVRHNSVVDGRDLPPGFYVPSTTRIGPNTDLSQFPPVSVSASEFSEDVARTNVDLVRGYKALQNEF; from the coding sequence ATGATTCGCAAGAACCCTTCCGGTGACCTGCCGGTGATCGCCGAATCCGCCTATGTGGACAAGACCGCGATCATCTGCGGCAAGGTGGTGATCGGTGAAAACGTCTTCGTCGGCCCCTACGCGGTGATCCGTGCCGACGAGGTCAACGAACGCGGCGATATGGACCCGATCATCATCGGCGCCAACTCCAACATCCAGGACGGGGTGGTCATCCACTCCAAGTCCGGTGCGGCGGTGACCATCGGCGAGTTCAGCTCCATCGCCCACCGTTCGATCGTCCATGGCCCCTGCACGGTCGGTAATCGGGTGTTCATCGGCTTCAACAGCGTGCTGTTCAACTGCGCGGTCGGCGACGGCAGCGTAGTGCGGCACAACTCGGTGGTCGACGGTCGCGATCTGCCGCCGGGGTTCTACGTGCCCTCCACCACCCGTATCGGTCCCAACACCGACCTGTCGCAATTCCCACCGGTCAGCGTCAGCGCCTCGGAGTTTTCCGAGGACGTGGCGCGCACCAACGTCGACCTGGTGCGGGGCTACAAAGCCCTGCAAAACGAGTTCTGA
- a CDS encoding DUF3617 domain-containing protein yields the protein MNLRLPGLAIACAFVIPVAQAQVLQPGLWELTSSNVQVENQSLDVGMLLGVLKQNTTPEQRAALEKQGINLGGQGVRVCLTQQQVASESIPLTDPQSGCQQQVTERNGPDWKFRFSCPKAQGAGTAHFVSDREFNTKVSGTFNATGVQQNGSMDTKAVWLGQDCGAVKPRS from the coding sequence ATGAACCTTCGTCTGCCGGGTCTGGCCATTGCCTGTGCCTTTGTGATTCCCGTCGCCCAGGCGCAAGTGTTGCAGCCCGGCCTGTGGGAACTGACCTCCAGCAATGTGCAGGTGGAAAACCAGTCGCTGGATGTCGGCATGCTGTTGGGCGTGCTCAAGCAGAACACCACACCGGAGCAGCGGGCGGCCCTGGAAAAGCAGGGGATCAATCTGGGCGGGCAGGGCGTGCGGGTTTGCCTGACGCAACAACAGGTGGCGTCCGAATCGATTCCGTTGACCGATCCGCAATCCGGTTGCCAGCAGCAGGTCACCGAGCGCAACGGCCCGGACTGGAAATTCCGCTTCAGTTGTCCGAAAGCCCAAGGGGCGGGCACGGCGCATTTCGTCAGTGACCGCGAGTTCAACACCAAGGTCAGCGGTACTTTCAATGCCACCGGCGTCCAGCAGAATGGCAGCATGGACACCAAGGCGGTCTGGCTGGGGCAGGACTGCGGGGCGGTGAAGCCGCGTTCCTGA
- a CDS encoding dihydroorotase → MSSLLIRNARVVNEGRQFDADIRVINGRIDTIAPEISNASADVEIDAAGDWLLPGMIDDQVHFRDPGSPAKGSFHSESRAAVAGGITSYMDMPNTRPATLTLDALADKKRRAATASVANYAFHFGVSNDNLDTVAALDPRQVAGVKVFMGASTGNMLVDDPHILERLFAEVPTILLAHCEHTPTIDTRLKNLKDLLGGTVPPTAHPLIRNAEACYRSSSLAVELAKKHGTRLHVLHLTTERELELFENKPLGEKHISAEVCLHHLLFDENDYPRLGNQIKCNPAIKQRSDRDALRQALLSDRLDVIGSDHAPHTWEEKQRPYEEAPSGLPLVQHALPALMELVADHVLPLTTLVAKTSHRVADLFAIAERGYLREGYWADLVLLNRQPLRRPVNSERILYECGWTPFAERSFRHHVGTTVVSGQIAWHAGQIQDGCQGLPLQFLR, encoded by the coding sequence ATGAGCAGCCTGCTGATCCGCAATGCCCGCGTGGTGAACGAGGGCCGTCAGTTCGACGCCGATATCCGGGTGATCAACGGCCGCATCGACACCATCGCCCCAGAGATCAGCAACGCCAGCGCCGACGTGGAAATCGACGCCGCTGGCGACTGGCTGCTGCCGGGAATGATCGACGACCAGGTGCACTTCCGCGATCCGGGGTCGCCGGCCAAGGGCAGTTTCCACAGTGAGTCGCGGGCCGCAGTGGCCGGCGGCATCACCAGCTACATGGACATGCCCAACACCCGTCCGGCAACCCTGACCCTCGATGCTCTGGCCGACAAGAAACGCCGGGCGGCAACCGCCTCGGTGGCCAACTACGCTTTCCACTTCGGGGTCAGCAACGACAACCTCGACACCGTGGCGGCCCTCGATCCGCGCCAGGTGGCCGGAGTCAAAGTGTTCATGGGCGCCTCCACCGGCAACATGCTGGTGGACGACCCACACATCCTCGAGCGGCTGTTCGCCGAAGTGCCGACCATCCTGTTGGCCCACTGCGAACACACGCCGACCATCGACACCCGCCTGAAGAATCTGAAGGACCTGTTGGGTGGCACGGTTCCACCGACCGCCCACCCGCTGATCCGCAATGCCGAAGCCTGCTACCGCTCCTCGTCGCTGGCGGTCGAACTGGCGAAAAAGCATGGCACCCGCCTGCATGTGCTGCACCTGACCACCGAGCGCGAACTGGAACTGTTCGAAAACAAACCGCTCGGCGAAAAGCACATCAGCGCCGAAGTCTGCCTGCATCACCTGCTGTTCGATGAAAACGACTACCCGCGCCTGGGCAACCAGATCAAATGCAACCCGGCGATCAAGCAACGCTCGGACCGCGACGCCCTGCGCCAGGCCTTGTTGAGCGACCGACTGGATGTGATCGGCAGCGATCACGCGCCGCATACCTGGGAAGAAAAGCAGCGGCCCTACGAAGAGGCCCCCTCCGGCCTGCCACTGGTACAACACGCGCTGCCGGCACTGATGGAACTGGTGGCGGACCATGTTCTGCCACTGACCACGCTGGTGGCCAAGACCAGCCACCGGGTCGCCGACCTGTTCGCCATCGCCGAGCGCGGTTATCTGCGTGAGGGTTACTGGGCCGACCTGGTGTTGCTCAATCGCCAGCCCCTGAGAAGGCCGGTCAACAGCGAACGGATTCTCTATGAGTGCGGCTGGACGCCCTTCGCCGAACGCAGTTTCCGTCATCACGTCGGCACCACAGTGGTCTCCGGGCAGATCGCCTGGCATGCCGGCCAGATTCAGGACGGCTGCCAGGGCCTGCCCCTGCAGTTTCTTCGCTGA
- a CDS encoding metal ABC transporter substrate-binding protein — protein MRALLVLFSSMLALSLPLSSAQAADKLPVVASFSILRDITQQIGGDHIQVTAMVGPDADAHTYEPTPDDAQALLKAKLIVKNGLEFEPWLDRLVTSTETKAPVVTASKGVISHTMEEDGETVPDPHAWHNLANAELYVNNITKALIQVDPANKADYTRNSQAYLKQIYRLLAEAKVKLGNLPAGNRRIVTSHDAFGYLGQAYGIQFMAPQGLSTEREPSAAEVASLIQQIRKDKVKAVFMENIKDSRLLQQIADESGAKIGGTLYSDALAAEGPASTFLGLFEYNMNTLHAALSQ, from the coding sequence ATGCGCGCTTTACTCGTGTTGTTCAGCTCCATGCTGGCCTTGTCGTTGCCCCTGTCCAGCGCCCAGGCGGCGGACAAGCTGCCCGTGGTCGCAAGCTTCAGTATTCTCAGGGACATCACCCAACAGATCGGCGGCGACCATATCCAGGTCACCGCGATGGTCGGCCCGGACGCCGACGCCCACACCTACGAACCCACCCCGGATGACGCCCAAGCACTGCTCAAGGCCAAGCTGATCGTCAAGAACGGCCTGGAGTTCGAACCCTGGCTCGACCGCCTGGTCACCAGTACCGAAACCAAGGCCCCGGTGGTCACCGCCAGCAAGGGCGTGATCTCGCACACCATGGAAGAGGACGGCGAAACCGTTCCCGATCCGCACGCCTGGCACAACCTGGCAAACGCCGAGCTGTATGTGAACAACATCACCAAGGCACTGATTCAGGTCGACCCGGCCAACAAGGCCGATTACACCCGCAACAGCCAGGCCTACCTGAAACAGATCTACCGCCTGCTGGCCGAAGCCAAGGTCAAGCTCGGCAACCTGCCGGCCGGCAACCGCCGTATCGTCACCTCCCATGACGCCTTCGGTTATCTGGGCCAGGCCTATGGCATCCAGTTCATGGCGCCCCAGGGCCTGTCCACCGAGCGTGAACCGTCGGCGGCCGAAGTGGCCAGCCTGATCCAGCAGATCCGCAAGGACAAGGTCAAGGCCGTGTTCATGGAGAACATCAAGGACTCGCGCCTGCTGCAACAGATCGCCGACGAAAGCGGCGCGAAGATCGGCGGCACGCTGTACTCCGACGCCCTCGCCGCCGAAGGCCCGGCCAGCACCTTCCTTGGCCTGTTCGAATACAACATGAACACCCTGCACGCCGCCTTGAGCCAGTGA